The following coding sequences are from one Seonamhaeicola sp. ML3 window:
- the carA gene encoding glutamine-hydrolyzing carbamoyl-phosphate synthase small subunit produces the protein MKYQKKQDAVVLLADGTIFYGKAVGNKQGTAFGEVCFNTGMTGYQEIFTDPSYFGQIMVATNAHIGNYGTNEDEVESDSVKIAGLIVKNFSYEFSRDAADSSLEDFLNKNNLFAVSDVDTRALVSYIREHGAMNAVISTEVDDIEGLKKQLAEVPSMEGLELASKVSTKEPYYFGDENATYKVAALDIGIKKNILRNISKRDVYIKVFPYNSKFEDLEAFNPDGYFLSNGPGDPEPLVEAQEVAKEIIKRDLPLFGICLGHQVIAIANGATTYKMYNGHRGINHPVKNLKTGKGEITSQNHGFAVKREDAESNPNLEITHVHLNDNTVAGLAVKDKNCFSVQYHPEASPGPHDSEYLFDQFIENIKK, from the coding sequence ATGAAGTATCAAAAAAAGCAAGATGCCGTAGTTCTTTTAGCAGACGGCACGATTTTTTACGGAAAAGCAGTAGGAAACAAACAAGGCACAGCTTTTGGTGAAGTGTGTTTTAATACGGGTATGACTGGTTACCAAGAAATTTTTACAGATCCGTCTTATTTTGGGCAGATTATGGTAGCTACAAATGCACACATTGGTAATTACGGTACAAATGAAGACGAAGTAGAATCAGATTCAGTTAAGATAGCAGGTCTAATAGTTAAGAATTTCAGTTACGAGTTTTCTAGAGATGCAGCAGATAGTTCTTTGGAAGATTTTCTAAATAAGAATAATCTTTTCGCAGTTTCAGATGTTGATACAAGAGCACTTGTAAGTTATATTAGAGAGCATGGTGCCATGAATGCTGTAATTAGTACAGAAGTTGACGATATTGAAGGGTTGAAGAAGCAACTAGCTGAAGTTCCAAGTATGGAAGGTTTAGAGTTGGCTTCTAAAGTTTCAACTAAAGAACCATATTATTTTGGTGATGAGAATGCAACTTACAAAGTAGCAGCACTAGATATAGGAATAAAGAAAAATATCCTTAGAAATATTTCCAAAAGGGATGTTTATATTAAAGTGTTCCCATATAACTCAAAGTTTGAAGATTTAGAAGCATTTAATCCAGATGGGTATTTCTTGTCGAACGGGCCTGGAGATCCAGAACCTCTAGTAGAAGCCCAAGAGGTAGCAAAAGAAATCATTAAAAGAGATTTGCCATTATTCGGGATTTGTTTAGGACATCAAGTCATTGCAATTGCTAATGGCGCTACAACCTACAAGATGTATAATGGGCACCGTGGTATTAACCATCCGGTAAAAAACTTAAAAACAGGTAAAGGAGAAATTACTTCTCAAAACCATGGATTTGCAGTAAAGCGAGAAGATGCAGAATCTAATCCGAATTTAGAAATTACTCATGTTCATTTAAATGATAATACAGTGGCCGGTTTAGCAGTTAAGGATAAAAACTGTTTCTCCGTTCAATATCACCCTGAGGCGAGTCCTGGGCCACATGATTCAGAGTATTTATTTGATCAGTTTATCGAAAATATCAAGAAATAG
- the eno gene encoding phosphopyruvate hydratase, whose product MSSIINIHARQILDSRGNPTVEVDVITENNVLGRAAVPSGASTGEHEAVELRDGGDTYMGKGVLKAVGNVNTTIAEALLGVSVFEQNLIDQIMIDLDGTPNKSKLGANAILGVSLAVAKAAAAELGLPLYRYVGGVSANTLPVPMMNIINGGSHSDAPIAFQEFMIMPVKAETFTHAMQMGTEIFHHLKKVLHDRDLSTAVGDEGGFAPNLPGGTEDALDTIAKAVGNAGYKFGDEIMIALDCASAEFYVDGKYDYTKFEGDKGEVRTSEEQAAYLAELCEKYPIISIEDGMDENDWDGWKSLTEKVGDKVQLVGDDLFVTNVERLSRGIENGIANSILIKVNQIGSLTETIAAVNMAKNAGYTSVMSHRSGETEDNTIADLAVALNCGQIKTGSASRSDRMAKYNQLLRIEEELADVAYFPQQNAFKIK is encoded by the coding sequence ATGAGTTCAATTATAAACATTCATGCTAGGCAGATTTTAGACTCTAGGGGTAATCCAACTGTAGAGGTAGATGTGATTACAGAGAATAATGTTCTTGGTAGAGCGGCTGTACCTTCAGGAGCATCAACCGGTGAGCATGAGGCAGTAGAACTGCGTGACGGCGGTGACACTTATATGGGTAAAGGCGTTTTAAAAGCTGTTGGAAATGTGAACACTACAATCGCAGAAGCGCTTTTGGGAGTTTCAGTTTTTGAACAAAACCTTATCGATCAAATTATGATTGATTTAGATGGAACACCAAACAAATCCAAACTAGGAGCAAATGCTATTTTAGGCGTTTCTCTGGCTGTTGCCAAAGCAGCAGCTGCTGAGTTAGGTTTACCATTGTATCGTTATGTTGGAGGGGTTTCTGCAAATACACTTCCTGTTCCAATGATGAATATCATTAATGGAGGTTCACATAGTGATGCACCTATTGCATTTCAAGAGTTTATGATTATGCCTGTAAAAGCTGAAACTTTTACACACGCCATGCAGATGGGTACAGAGATTTTCCATCATTTAAAGAAAGTGTTACATGATAGAGATTTAAGCACAGCTGTAGGTGATGAAGGTGGTTTTGCGCCTAACTTACCTGGTGGAACTGAAGATGCTCTAGACACTATTGCTAAAGCTGTAGGAAATGCAGGATATAAGTTTGGTGATGAAATAATGATTGCTTTAGATTGTGCTTCTGCCGAGTTCTACGTAGATGGAAAATACGATTACACAAAGTTTGAAGGTGATAAAGGAGAGGTGAGAACTTCTGAAGAACAAGCGGCTTACTTAGCTGAATTATGTGAAAAATACCCAATCATCTCTATAGAGGATGGTATGGATGAAAACGACTGGGACGGATGGAAATCTCTAACCGAAAAAGTTGGAGATAAAGTGCAGTTAGTTGGTGACGATTTATTTGTGACTAATGTAGAGCGTTTATCAAGAGGTATAGAAAACGGTATTGCAAATTCTATATTAATTAAAGTAAATCAAATAGGTTCTTTAACAGAGACTATTGCCGCTGTGAACATGGCAAAAAATGCTGGGTACACTTCAGTCATGTCACACAGATCTGGTGAGACTGAAGATAACACTATTGCAGATTTAGCTGTAGCGTTAAACTGTGGTCAAATTAAAACAGGTTCTGCCTCACGTTCAGATCGTATGGCTAAGTACAATCAATTGTTAAGAATTGAAGAAGAGCTTGCAGATGTAGCATATTTTCCTCAACAGAACGCATTTAAAATTAAGTAA
- a CDS encoding citrate synthase, which translates to MSDTATLEINGEKYELPLVTGTENEVAIDIKALRGASGLITLDPGYKNSGSCESGVTFLDGEKGILRYRGYSIEELAEKADFLEVTYLLIFGELPTAEELQKFHADIMDNSMVDEDVHKILDAFPKNAHPMGVLSSLTSGLIAFHPSSVNIDSSEDMYQAIVRILGKFPVLVAWVMRKKMGLPLNYGSKKLGYVENIMKMMFEQPNEDYEMNEIVKNALDKLLILHADHEQNCSTSTVRIVGSSHAGLFVSLSAGISALWGPLHGGANQAVLEMLEAIKEDGGDTKKYMAKAKDKSDPFRLMGFGHRVYKNFDPRARIIKKAADEVLGDLGVVDPILDIAKGLEQEALSDPYFVDRKLYPNVDFYSGIIYRAMGIPVEMFTVMFALGRLPGWIAQWREMRLRKEPIGRPRQLYIGETERSFKQISER; encoded by the coding sequence ATGTCAGATACTGCTACATTAGAGATTAATGGTGAGAAATACGAACTACCATTAGTTACAGGTACCGAGAATGAAGTTGCAATAGATATTAAGGCTTTAAGAGGAGCCAGCGGATTGATAACCCTAGATCCAGGATACAAGAATTCTGGCTCATGTGAAAGTGGTGTTACGTTTCTAGATGGTGAAAAAGGAATTTTAAGATATAGAGGGTATTCTATTGAGGAGTTAGCCGAAAAAGCTGATTTTTTAGAAGTTACTTACCTTTTGATTTTTGGTGAATTACCAACCGCTGAGGAATTGCAAAAATTCCATGCAGATATCATGGATAATTCTATGGTAGATGAAGATGTACACAAGATTCTTGATGCATTCCCTAAGAATGCGCACCCTATGGGAGTTTTATCTTCTCTTACAAGTGGTTTAATTGCCTTTCATCCATCTTCTGTAAATATTGACTCTTCAGAAGATATGTATCAGGCTATTGTGAGAATACTAGGAAAGTTTCCTGTACTTGTAGCATGGGTAATGCGTAAAAAGATGGGATTGCCGCTTAACTATGGTTCAAAGAAACTAGGTTATGTTGAGAACATTATGAAAATGATGTTTGAACAACCTAATGAGGATTATGAAATGAACGAAATCGTTAAAAATGCATTAGACAAATTATTGATTTTACATGCCGATCATGAGCAAAACTGTTCTACTTCTACTGTTAGAATTGTAGGGTCTTCTCATGCTGGATTGTTTGTTTCATTGTCTGCTGGTATTTCTGCACTTTGGGGGCCGTTGCACGGTGGTGCTAACCAAGCGGTATTGGAAATGTTAGAAGCTATAAAAGAAGACGGTGGTGATACAAAAAAATATATGGCCAAAGCCAAGGATAAGTCAGATCCTTTCCGTTTAATGGGGTTTGGGCATAGAGTATATAAAAACTTTGACCCAAGAGCTAGAATCATTAAAAAGGCAGCTGATGAAGTGTTAGGAGACTTAGGTGTTGTAGACCCAATTTTAGATATCGCTAAAGGATTGGAACAAGAAGCTCTAAGTGATCCGTATTTTGTAGATAGAAAATTATACCCTAACGTAGATTTTTACTCAGGGATTATTTATAGAGCTATGGGTATACCAGTAGAGATGTTTACTGTTATGTTTGCTCTAGGACGTCTTCCTGGTTGGATTGCACAATGGAGAGAAATGCGATTAAGAAAAGAGCCTATTGGTAGACCAAGACAACTTTACATTGGTGAAACAGAAAGAAGTTTTAAGCAAATCTCAGAACGATAG
- a CDS encoding dimethylarginine dimethylaminohydrolase family protein, translating into MELHIQNETSRLRAVILGTAESCGPTPKVEDCYDPKSIEHVLAGTYPKEEDMILEMETVAKVLKKHGVTVYRPDVLRDCNQIFSRDIAFVIANKMIKANILPDRDKEIEAIRYVWNKVEKKNRIILPDECHVEGGDVMPWNDYIFIGTYTAEDYPDIITARTNIHAVNAIQELFPKKKVKAFELRKSNTDPRENALHLDCCFQPIGKDKAIIHKNGFLIESEYEWLVNFFGKENIFEIDKNEMYNMYCNVFSISEDVIISEQNFTRLNNWLRDQGFFVEEVPYAEIGKQEGLLRCTTMPLIRD; encoded by the coding sequence ATGGAACTACATATTCAAAATGAAACTTCAAGACTTCGCGCTGTAATTTTAGGAACAGCAGAAAGTTGCGGCCCTACTCCAAAAGTTGAAGATTGCTACGATCCTAAAAGTATTGAGCATGTATTAGCAGGAACCTATCCAAAAGAAGAGGATATGATTTTGGAAATGGAAACGGTAGCTAAAGTTTTAAAGAAACATGGTGTTACCGTTTACAGGCCAGACGTGTTAAGGGACTGTAATCAAATATTTTCGAGGGATATTGCTTTTGTAATTGCAAATAAAATGATCAAAGCCAATATTTTGCCTGATAGAGATAAAGAAATAGAAGCGATAAGATATGTTTGGAATAAAGTTGAAAAAAAGAATAGAATCATTTTACCAGATGAATGCCATGTTGAAGGCGGAGATGTGATGCCTTGGAACGATTATATTTTTATAGGAACTTATACTGCTGAAGATTATCCAGATATTATTACTGCTAGAACCAATATTCATGCAGTAAATGCCATCCAAGAGTTATTTCCCAAAAAAAAAGTAAAGGCCTTCGAGCTTCGAAAATCAAATACAGATCCTCGAGAAAACGCCCTTCATTTAGATTGTTGTTTTCAGCCCATTGGCAAAGACAAAGCCATAATTCATAAAAATGGGTTTTTAATTGAAAGTGAATATGAATGGTTGGTTAATTTCTTCGGAAAGGAAAATATCTTTGAAATTGATAAAAATGAAATGTATAATATGTACTGTAATGTTTTTTCAATTTCTGAAGATGTCATTATCTCAGAACAAAATTTCACCCGATTGAACAACTGGTTAAGAGACCAAGGCTTTTTCGTAGAAGAAGTACCTTATGCTGAAATTGGTAAACAAGAAGGACTACTGCGTTGTACAACTATGCCTTTGATTAGGGATTAG
- a CDS encoding carboxypeptidase-like regulatory domain-containing protein: protein MKIILLFLLTSFTVLGQNIKGTVLDLETKTPIHSVSIYLENRKEGSITNEKGEFILKLNQKLKAKDTILVSCIGYSSKTLTYNQLKSKNYIILLAPKSESIAPVYITSERELKPKLKFKMLGRLKEQVYAFGSLLIDSKIYISCGDRSYIEDNGKRALIEIQNMPNATFGDLLRRMRINPTFESYDNSLQIYDITNNSWKLKEKMFEKRAYHNTNYIDGNLYNIGGKHLSFDRKKEYLDNTIEVYNIVTDSVQIDYTNPHQAVNFASFSFNKNIIVMGGSVSQNKKGTKKYSKKVHMYNTETGYWYELPEMLSPKEVNVLLLTIRFI from the coding sequence ATGAAAATAATCTTACTGTTTTTATTGACTAGTTTTACGGTTTTAGGACAAAATATTAAAGGCACTGTTTTAGATCTGGAAACAAAAACACCAATACATAGTGTTTCCATTTATCTAGAAAACAGAAAAGAAGGTTCAATCACCAATGAGAAAGGTGAATTTATTTTAAAACTAAACCAAAAATTAAAAGCTAAAGACACTATTCTTGTTTCTTGTATTGGATACTCTTCTAAAACCTTAACATACAATCAATTAAAATCTAAAAATTACATTATACTTCTTGCCCCTAAATCTGAAAGCATTGCCCCAGTCTATATTACTTCTGAAAGAGAACTAAAACCAAAACTTAAATTTAAAATGCTTGGTCGACTTAAAGAACAAGTATATGCTTTTGGATCACTATTAATAGACTCAAAAATTTATATTTCCTGTGGAGACCGAAGTTACATAGAAGATAATGGGAAAAGGGCTCTCATTGAAATTCAAAACATGCCCAATGCTACTTTTGGGGATTTACTGAGAAGAATGCGAATAAATCCAACTTTTGAAAGTTATGATAACAGCTTACAGATATATGACATTACAAATAATTCATGGAAATTAAAAGAAAAGATGTTTGAAAAAAGAGCTTATCACAACACCAATTATATCGATGGAAATTTATATAACATAGGAGGTAAACACTTGTCATTTGATAGAAAAAAAGAATACCTAGACAACACTATTGAAGTTTATAATATTGTTACCGATAGTGTTCAAATCGATTACACAAACCCTCACCAAGCCGTAAATTTTGCTTCATTTAGTTTTAACAAAAATATTATAGTAATGGGAGGGTCGGTAAGCCAGAATAAAAAAGGCACAAAAAAATACTCCAAGAAAGTACATATGTACAATACCGAAACTGGATACTGGTATGAGCTTCCTGAAATGTTAAGTCCAAAAGAAGTAAATGTGTTGTTGTTGACAATACGATTTATCTGA
- the ctlX gene encoding citrulline utilization hydrolase CtlX, whose product MQQTTNTILMIRPINFRMNEQTAVNNYYQKVIDGLLPASVNRKAQEEFDLFVDTLKSFGINVIVVSDTDEFDTPDSIFPNNWISFHEDGTVGIYPMFAENRRHERREDVLTILEEQGFQIENIVDYASAEEEDIFLEGTGSLLLDRVNRNAYCALSERADEGLFIEFCEDFDYNPIVFTANQTVNTQRKAIYHTNVMMCLAETFSVICLEAIDDKKERKNVIKHLKETGKEIISISEEQVNCFAGNMLQVKGRDNQLYLVMSKAAYESLTTKQIKQIEKHCPIISNSLDTIEACGGGSARCMMAEVFLPKTN is encoded by the coding sequence ATGCAACAAACAACAAATACTATATTGATGATTCGTCCTATAAATTTCAGGATGAATGAGCAAACTGCTGTGAATAACTATTATCAAAAAGTGATTGATGGTTTATTGCCAGCTTCGGTGAATAGGAAGGCACAGGAAGAATTCGATTTATTTGTTGATACGTTAAAGTCTTTTGGCATAAATGTGATTGTGGTATCTGATACGGATGAATTTGATACGCCCGATTCTATTTTTCCAAATAATTGGATTTCATTTCATGAAGACGGAACGGTTGGGATTTATCCCATGTTTGCAGAAAACAGAAGGCATGAAAGAAGGGAAGACGTCCTAACTATTTTAGAGGAACAAGGTTTTCAAATTGAAAATATTGTTGATTACGCTTCAGCTGAGGAAGAAGATATTTTTTTAGAAGGTACAGGGAGTTTATTATTGGATAGAGTGAACAGGAACGCCTACTGTGCTTTATCAGAAAGAGCAGATGAAGGTTTATTTATAGAGTTTTGTGAAGATTTTGATTATAACCCTATAGTTTTTACGGCGAATCAAACTGTAAATACCCAAAGGAAAGCTATTTATCATACCAATGTGATGATGTGTTTGGCCGAAACATTTTCCGTCATTTGTTTAGAGGCCATAGATGACAAAAAAGAACGAAAAAATGTAATAAAACATTTAAAGGAAACAGGTAAAGAAATCATTTCTATTTCTGAAGAACAAGTCAATTGTTTTGCGGGTAACATGTTGCAGGTTAAAGGACGGGATAATCAATTGTATTTGGTGATGAGTAAAGCTGCTTATGAAAGTCTTACAACGAAGCAGATAAAACAAATAGAAAAACATTGCCCTATAATTTCAAATTCTCTAGATACCATTGAGGCTTGTGGCGGTGGAAGTGCCAGATGTATGATGGCAGAGGTATTTTTACCTAAAACTAATTAA
- a CDS encoding ATP-binding protein — protein sequence MRKVFTLIFCLSMCIGFSQTNNIDSLSIELAYQTQDSLKVDTSLKLIESLYEMGEYDRALKYIVQSEKLSSSIKYDKGIAQITYYKALIYSQKNDFINALDGYEKAKSLFKSLGDTLNVAKVNNSIGLIEIKRGNYALGLQYALASIEELENRGLQKELKLAYSSLAKAYKNIKANDKAIEYFEKALLIQLQLNDKKGINISHKNLAELYSFKKEHRKAIEYYEKVLATNTHDSIKAAIYPKLGGEYLLFNNYDKATEYLIKGYNTAFRNNDKANLLIAYNYLGDLNIQQNRLVVAEKQLIEAGVIAKELNNKQELLKHYKLRKTLDSIRRRFDRAFVWQREYYNLKDQIESENILTKNTKPNIPLEFDPNFDKPKEKAIPQKDTNAATSETAQINSKLDKYKLIFYGLLAALAIVTTFLVLIYLRRNSSIKYMQELEEKNIKIKLQNQAFQEQTKHLENVNNVKDKLFSIVSHDLKDSLSSINGFIELLRDGSLSREEFDNLIPELSENAHSASLLLFNLLNWSKSQMHALEPKPSLFDVQEVFEDKIKLVDNRMESKGITLVDHSLRDFAYADRSMFEIVIQNLLANAIKFCKSGDTITISNHISNGSCIVSIADTGIGISKENMEKLFKNTSFTTTGTNNEKGTGLGLSICKELVELNHGKIWVESTANVGSTFYVQLPKSRPSDA from the coding sequence ATGAGGAAAGTATTTACTTTAATTTTTTGTTTATCCATGTGCATTGGTTTTTCCCAAACCAATAACATAGATAGCCTCTCAATTGAACTAGCTTACCAAACTCAAGACTCCCTTAAAGTCGATACTTCATTGAAACTTATAGAATCTCTTTACGAGATGGGCGAATACGACAGAGCCCTGAAGTATATTGTACAGAGCGAAAAGCTATCTAGTAGTATAAAATATGACAAAGGAATTGCTCAAATCACATACTACAAAGCTCTTATCTATTCCCAAAAAAATGATTTCATCAATGCTCTTGACGGTTACGAAAAAGCCAAATCTCTTTTTAAATCGCTAGGTGACACATTAAATGTTGCGAAAGTAAACAACAGCATTGGTCTTATAGAAATTAAACGCGGAAACTATGCTTTAGGACTTCAATACGCTCTAGCCTCAATTGAGGAACTTGAAAACAGAGGTCTACAAAAAGAACTTAAACTAGCATATAGTAGTTTAGCAAAAGCATACAAAAACATAAAAGCTAACGACAAAGCTATTGAGTACTTTGAAAAAGCATTGCTTATTCAGCTACAACTCAACGACAAGAAAGGCATTAACATTTCGCATAAAAATCTAGCCGAGTTATATTCCTTCAAAAAAGAGCATAGAAAAGCTATTGAGTATTACGAGAAAGTATTGGCAACGAATACCCATGATTCTATTAAAGCTGCTATTTACCCCAAATTAGGTGGTGAATATTTATTGTTCAACAATTACGATAAAGCGACCGAGTACCTCATTAAAGGTTACAATACTGCTTTTAGAAATAACGACAAGGCTAACTTGCTAATTGCCTATAATTACTTAGGAGACTTAAACATTCAACAAAACAGATTAGTAGTTGCGGAAAAACAGCTTATAGAGGCTGGAGTTATTGCCAAAGAACTAAACAACAAACAAGAGTTATTAAAACATTACAAACTTAGGAAAACCTTAGACTCTATAAGACGTAGGTTTGACAGGGCATTTGTCTGGCAACGGGAATATTACAACCTGAAAGACCAAATCGAAAGCGAGAATATTTTAACAAAAAACACAAAACCTAATATTCCTCTTGAATTTGACCCAAACTTTGATAAGCCAAAAGAAAAGGCCATTCCACAAAAAGATACTAATGCAGCTACTTCGGAAACAGCTCAAATAAATTCAAAATTAGATAAGTACAAACTTATCTTTTATGGTTTATTGGCTGCCCTTGCTATTGTTACTACGTTTCTTGTTTTAATATACTTAAGACGAAACAGTAGTATTAAGTATATGCAAGAACTCGAAGAGAAGAATATTAAGATTAAATTACAGAACCAAGCTTTCCAGGAACAGACCAAACACCTAGAGAATGTAAATAATGTGAAGGACAAACTATTCTCTATTGTTTCTCATGATTTGAAGGATTCCCTCTCTTCCATCAACGGCTTTATTGAATTATTACGTGATGGCTCTCTTTCTAGAGAAGAGTTTGATAACCTTATACCTGAATTAAGTGAGAATGCCCACAGTGCCTCTTTATTACTTTTTAATTTGCTAAACTGGTCTAAATCTCAAATGCACGCCTTAGAACCAAAACCTAGCTTATTTGATGTACAAGAAGTATTTGAGGATAAAATTAAACTTGTTGACAATAGAATGGAAAGTAAAGGAATTACATTAGTAGACCATTCTCTCAGGGATTTTGCTTATGCCGATAGAAGTATGTTTGAAATTGTGATTCAAAATCTACTAGCCAACGCTATTAAATTCTGTAAGAGTGGTGACACGATTACCATATCAAACCATATCAGTAATGGGAGTTGTATTGTTAGTATTGCCGATACTGGAATAGGTATTTCTAAAGAGAATATGGAAAAGTTGTTTAAGAACACTTCCTTCACAACTACTGGAACCAACAACGAAAAGGGTACCGGCCTAGGGCTTTCTATCTGTAAAGAACTGGTTGAACTAAACCATGGGAAAATTTGGGTAGAAAGTACGGCAAATGTTGGTAGTACGTTTTACGTGCAGTTACCAAAATCGAGACCATCAGACGCTTAA
- the argS gene encoding arginine--tRNA ligase, with the protein MSLQDTLSKHVKQAVLETFNVEIESVEFQATRKEFAGDITVVIFPMLRYVKGNPVHIGETIGNYLVENVGDVNAFNVVKGFLNIEISDSYYLSFFSNITNNSDYGFKSHNPEEKAVMVEYSSPNTNKPLHLGHIRNNLLGYSVSEILKASGKKVYKTQIINDRGIHICKSMLAWQRFGNGETPESTGLKGDKLVGNYYVKFDQEYKKEIEGLVAKGEDLEQAKKNAPILLSAQEMLRKWESGDAEIVALWKSMNDWVYEGFNETYKNLGVDFDSLYFESNTYLLGKEFVTEGLKSGVFHTEKDGSVWCDLTDEGLDKKIVQRADGTAVYMTQDIGTAIQRIKDFPDVGGMVYTVGNEQDYHFQVLFLILKKLGFDWADNLYHLSYGMVDLPSGKMKSREGTVVDADDLIDEMAATAEEISKELGKLDGYSEEEKKQLYKTIGLGALKYYILKVDPKKRILFDPKESIDFQGNTGPFIQYTYARIQSILRKANLNADVKLNASQIALHDKEKALLKQLQLFPEIIQNGASQHSPALIANYTYELVKEFNSFYQNVSILGADNEHEKNFRVQLSKVVAFTIKNAFQVLGINVPERM; encoded by the coding sequence ATGAGCCTTCAGGATACCTTATCTAAACATGTAAAACAAGCCGTTTTAGAAACGTTTAATGTAGAAATTGAATCTGTTGAATTTCAAGCGACGAGAAAAGAATTTGCAGGAGACATAACAGTTGTTATTTTTCCTATGCTTAGGTATGTAAAAGGTAACCCCGTTCACATTGGAGAGACCATTGGAAATTACTTGGTAGAAAATGTTGGAGACGTTAACGCATTTAACGTTGTGAAAGGCTTTTTGAATATTGAAATTAGTGACTCGTATTACCTTAGCTTTTTTAGTAACATTACAAACAACAGTGATTATGGTTTTAAGTCTCATAATCCCGAAGAAAAGGCTGTTATGGTTGAGTATTCATCGCCTAATACCAATAAACCTTTGCATCTGGGACATATTAGAAACAACCTTTTGGGTTATAGTGTTTCCGAAATCTTAAAAGCTAGTGGAAAGAAAGTTTACAAGACACAAATTATCAACGACAGGGGTATTCATATTTGTAAAAGCATGCTGGCATGGCAGCGTTTTGGTAATGGAGAAACTCCTGAAAGCACAGGTCTTAAAGGTGACAAGTTAGTCGGGAACTACTATGTAAAGTTCGATCAGGAATACAAAAAGGAAATAGAAGGTTTAGTTGCTAAAGGAGAAGATTTAGAACAAGCTAAGAAGAATGCTCCAATTTTGTTATCGGCACAAGAAATGTTGAGAAAATGGGAGTCTGGAGATGCCGAAATCGTAGCCCTTTGGAAAAGCATGAACGATTGGGTCTATGAAGGTTTTAATGAAACGTATAAAAATCTTGGAGTAGATTTCGATAGTTTATATTTCGAAAGCAATACTTACTTGCTAGGTAAGGAATTTGTAACCGAAGGTTTAAAGTCGGGTGTTTTTCACACCGAAAAAGATGGTTCTGTTTGGTGCGATTTAACAGATGAAGGTCTTGATAAAAAGATTGTACAGCGCGCAGACGGAACAGCCGTTTATATGACTCAGGATATTGGTACCGCTATACAGCGAATTAAAGACTTTCCAGATGTTGGTGGTATGGTTTATACTGTTGGAAATGAACAAGATTACCACTTTCAAGTACTGTTCTTAATTTTAAAGAAATTAGGTTTTGATTGGGCAGATAACTTATATCACTTGAGTTATGGTATGGTAGATTTGCCAAGTGGCAAAATGAAAAGTAGAGAAGGTACAGTTGTCGATGCCGATGATTTAATCGATGAAATGGCTGCTACAGCTGAAGAAATATCAAAAGAGCTAGGTAAGCTCGACGGATATTCTGAAGAAGAAAAGAAACAATTATACAAAACTATAGGGTTAGGTGCTTTAAAATATTATATATTAAAAGTAGATCCTAAAAAGCGAATTTTATTCGACCCCAAAGAATCTATAGATTTTCAGGGTAATACAGGGCCTTTTATCCAATATACTTATGCCCGAATTCAATCTATACTTAGAAAAGCTAATTTAAATGCAGATGTTAAATTAAATGCCTCTCAAATAGCTTTGCACGATAAAGAGAAAGCGCTGCTTAAACAGTTACAATTGTTTCCTGAAATCATTCAGAATGGGGCATCTCAACATAGTCCAGCACTAATAGCTAATTACACCTATGAATTGGTAAAAGAATTTAATTCATTCTATCAAAATGTATCGATTTTAGGAGCTGATAACGAGCATGAAAAAAACTTTAGGGTACAACTATCTAAAGTAGTAGCTTTTACCATTAAAAATGCGTTCCAAGTATTGGGAATTAATGTTCCTGAGCGAATGTAA